One stretch of Zingiber officinale cultivar Zhangliang unplaced genomic scaffold, Zo_v1.1 ctg234, whole genome shotgun sequence DNA includes these proteins:
- the LOC122037129 gene encoding uncharacterized protein LOC122037129 — translation MVVRRADAPSAENGAPSALACRKRWHRGLPPCRSIGACARRLVPRHGWWLAKNVILNGPFEPNAWHRGLPPCRSIGACARRLVPRHGWCLAKNVNLNGPFEPNAWHRGLPPCRSIGACARRLVPRHGWCLAKNVNLNGPFEPNAWHRGLPPCRSIGACARRLVPRHGWWLAKNVILNGPFEPNAWHRGLPPCRSIGACVRRLVPRHGWCLAKNVNLNGPFEPNAWHRGLPPCRSIGACARRLLPRHGWCLAKNVNLNGPFEPNAWHRGLPPCRSIGACARRLVPRHGWWLAKNVILNGPFEPNAWHRGLPPCRSIGACARRLVPRHGWCLAKNVTLNGPFEPNAWHRGLPPCRSIGACARRLVPWHGWWLAKNVILNGPFEPNAWHRGLPPCRSIGACARRLVPRRGWCLAKNVNLNGPFEPNAWHRGLPPCRSIDMRVPSPRPFARLVVDKNCQPEWPL, via the exons atggtggtgcgcagagcggacgcgCCCAGTGCAGAAAACGGGGCACCCAGTGCattggcg tgcaggaaacggtGGCACCGGGGGCTGCCCCCGTGCCGCTCTATAGGTGCATGCGCCCGTCGGCTTGTCCCTCGGCATGGTTGGTGGTTGGCAAAAAATGTCATCCTGAACGGCCCCTTTGAACCAAATGCCTGGCACCGGGGGCTGCCCCCGTGCCGCTCTATAGGTGCATGCGCCCGTCGGCTTGTCCCTCGGCATGGTTGGTGCTTGGCAAAAAATGTCAACCTGAACGGCCCCTTTGAACCAAATGCCTGGCACCGGGGGCTGCCCCCGTGCCGCTCTATAGGTGCATGCGCCCGTCGGCTTGTCCCTCGGCATGGTTGGTGCTTGGCAAAAAATGTCAACCTGAACGGCCCCTTTGAACCAAATGCCTGGCACCGGGGGCTGCCCCCGTGCCGCTCTATAGGTGCATGCGCCCGTCGGCTTGTCCCTCGGCATGGTTGGTGGTTGGCAAAAAATGTCATCCTGAACGGCCCCTTTGAACCAAATGCCTGGCACCGGGGGCTGCCCCCGTGCCGCTCTATAGGTGCATGCGTCCGTCGGCTTGTCCCTCGGCATGGTTGGTGCTTGGCAAAAAATGTCAACCTGAACGGCCCCTTTGAACCAAATGCCTGGCACCGGGGGCTGCCCCCGTGCCGCTCTATAGGTGCATGCGCCCGTCGGCTTCTCCCTCGGCATGGTTGGTGCTTGGCAAAAAATGTCAACCTGAACGGCCCCTTTGAACCAAATGCCTGGCACCGGGGGCTGCCCCCGTGCCGATCTATAGGTGCATGCGCCCGTCGGCTTGTCCCTCGGCATGGTTGGTGGTTGGCAAAAAATGTCATCCTGAACGGACCCTTTGAACCAAATGCCTGGCACCGGGGGCTGCCCCCGTGCCGCTCTATAGGTGCATGCGCCCGTCGGCTTGTCCCTCGGCATGGTTGGTGCTTGGCAAAAAATGTCACCCTGAACGGCCCGTTTGAACCAAATGCCTGGCACCGGGGGCTGCCCCCGTGCCGCTCTATAGGTGCATGCGCCCGTCGGCTTGTCCCTTGGCATGGTTGGTGGTTGGCAAAAAATGTCATCCTGAACGGCCCCTTTGAACCAAATGCCTGGCACCGGGGGCTGCCCCCGTGCCGCTCTATAGGTGCATGCGCCCGTCGGCTTGTCCCTCGGCGTGGTTGGTGCTTGGCAAAAAATGTCAACCTGAACGGCCCCTTTGAACCAAATGCCTGGCACCGGGGGCTGCCCCCGTGCCGCTCTATAG ATATGCGGGTTCCGTCGCCTCGTCCCTTCGCAAGGTTGGTCGTTGACAAAAATTGTCAACCTGAATGGCCCCTTTGA
- the LOC122037130 gene encoding uncharacterized protein LOC122037130, with protein sequence MPRDKPTGACTYRAARGQPPVPGIWFKGAVQVDIFCQAPTTPRDKPTGACTYRAARGQPPVPGIWFKGAVQDDIFCQAPTMPRDKPTGACTYRAARGQPPVPGIWFKRVIQGDIFCQAPTMPRDKPTGACTYRAARGQPPVPGIWFKGAVQDDIFCQPPTMPRDKPTGACTYRSARGQPPVPGIWFKGAVQVDIFCQAPTMPREKPTGACTYRAARGQPPVPGIWFKGAVQVDIFCQAPTMPRDKPTDACTYRAARGQPPVPGIWFKGAVQDDIFCQPPTMPRDKPTGACTYRAARGQPPVPGIWFKGAVQVDIFCQAPTMPRDKPTGACTYRAARGQPPVPGIWFKGAVQDDIFCQAPTMPRDKPTGACTYRAARGQPPVPGIWFKGAVQVDIFCQAPTMPREKPTGACTYRAARGQPPVPGIWFKGAVQVDIFCQAPTMPRDKPTDACTYRAARGQPPVPGIWFKGAVQDDIFCQPPTMPRDKPTGACTYRAARGQPPVPGIWFKGAVQVDIFCQAPTMPRDKPTGACTYRAARGQPPVPGIWFKGAVQVDIFCQPPTMPRDKPTGACTYRAARGQPPVPGIWFKGAVQVDIFYGASALRTTKAQGASALRTTKAQGAQLPALGRADIEGSKSNVAMNAWLPQASYPCGNFSDTSSFKYRRPKGSIGHAFTVHIRTGNQNQTSFYPFVPHKISVLVELILGHLRYLLTDVPPQPNSPPDNVFHPDRPARRVLKPKGGAVPHFRLME encoded by the exons ATGCCGAGGGACAAGCCGACGGGCGCATGCACCTATAGAGCGGCACGGGGGCAGCCCCCGGTGCCAGGCATTTGGTTCAAAGGGGCCGTTCAGGTTGACATTTTTTGCCAAGCACCAACCACGCCGAGGGACAAGCCGACGGGCGCATGCACCTATAGAGCGGCACGGGGGCAGCCCCCGGTGCCAGGCATTTGGTTCAAAGGGGCCGTTCAGGATGACATTTTTTGCCAAGCACCAACCATGCCGAGGGACAAGCCGACGGGCGCATGCACCTATAGAGCGGCACGGGGGCAGCCCCCGGTGCCAGGCATTTGGTTCAAACGGGTCATTCAGGGTGACATTTTTTGCCAAGCACCAACCATGCCGAGGGACAAGCCGACGGGCGCATGCACCTATAGAGCGGCACGGGGGCAGCCCCCGGTGCCAGGCATTTGGTTCAAAGGGGCCGTTCAGGATGACATTTTTTGCCAACCACCAACCATGCCGAGGGACAAGCCGACGGGCGCATGCACCTATAGATCGGCACGGGGGCAGCCCCCGGTGCCAGGCATTTGGTTCAAAGGGGCCGTTCAGGTTGACATTTTTTGCCAAGCACCAACCATGCCGAGGGAGAAGCCGACGGGCGCATGCACCTATAGAGCGGCACGGGGGCAGCCCCCGGTGCCAGGCATTTGGTTCAAAGGGGCCGTTCAGGTTGACATTTTTTGCCAAGCACCAACCATGCCGAGGGACAAGCCGACGGACGCATGCACCTATAGAGCGGCACGGGGGCAGCCCCCGGTGCCAGGCATTTGGTTCAAAGGGGCCGTTCAGGATGACATTTTTTGCCAACCACCAACCATGCCGAGGGACAAGCCAACGGGCGCATGCACCTATAGAGCGGCACGGGGGCAGCCCCCGGTGCCAGGCATTTGGTTCAAAGGGGCCGTTCAGGTTGACATTTTTTGCCAAGCACCAACCATGCCGAGGGACAAGCCGACGGGCGCATGCACCTATAGAGCGGCACGGGGGCAGCCCCCGGTGCCAGGCATTTGGTTCAAAGGGGCCGTTCAGGATGACATTTTTTGCCAAGCACCAACCATGCCGAGGGACAAGCCGACGGGCGCATGCACCTATAGAGCGGCACGGGGGCAGCCCCCGGTGCCAGGCATTTGGTTCAAAGGGGCCGTTCAG GTTGACATTTTTTGCCAAGCACCAACCATGCCGAGGGAGAAGCCGACGGGCGCATGCACCTATAGAGCGGCACGGGGGCAGCCCCCGGTGCCAGGCATTTGGTTCAAAGGGGCCGTTCAGGTTGACATTTTTTGCCAAGCACCAACCATGCCGAGGGACAAGCCGACGGACGCATGCACCTATAGAGCGGCACGGGGGCAGCCCCCGGTGCCAGGCATTTGGTTCAAAGGGGCCGTTCAGGATGACATTTTTTGCCAACCACCAACCATGCCGAGGGACAAGCCAACGGGCGCATGCACCTATAGAGCGGCACGGGGGCAGCCCCCGGTGCCAGGCATTTGGTTCAAAGGGGCCGTTCAGGTTGACATTTTTTGCCAAGCACCAACCATGCCGAGGGACAAGCCGACGGGCGCATGCACCTATAGAGCGGCACGGGGGCAGCCCCCGGTGCCAGGCATTTGGTTCAAAGGGGCCGTTCAGGTTGACATTTTTTGCCAACCACCAACCATGCCGAGGGACAAGCCGACGGGCGCATGCACCTATAGAGCGGCACGGGGGCAGCCCCCGGTGCCAGGCATTTGGTTCAAAGGGGCCGTTCAGGTTGACATTTTTTatggtgcctccgctctgcgcaccaccaaggcacagggtgcctccgctctgcgcaccaccaaggcacAGGGTGCCCAGcttcctgcactgg GAAGAGCCGACATCGAAGGATCAAAAAGCAACGTCGCTATGAACGCTTGGCTGCCACAAGCCAGTTATCCCTGTGGTAACTTTTCTGACACCTCTAGCTTCAAATATCGAAGGCCTAAAGGATCGATAGGCCACGCTTTCACGGTTCATATTCGTACTGGAAATCAAAATCAAACGAGCTTTTACCCTTTTGTTCCACACAAGATTTCTGTTCTCGTTGAGCTCATCTTAGGACACCTGCGTTATCTTTTAACAGATGTGCCGCCCCAGCCAAACTCCCCACCTGACAATGTCTTCCACCCAGATCGACCCGCGAGGCGGGTCTTGAAGCCAAAAGGAGGGGCCGTGCCCCACTTCCGACTCATGGAATAA